In Chloroflexota bacterium, a single window of DNA contains:
- a CDS encoding glycosyltransferase family 39 protein: MHTANHLAKPRRDHQLLVAIIFLAAVLRFYQLDSQSLWYDEGFSVALAKASWAEAIAWTAQDVHPPLYYLLLHLWIRLCGDHAFAVRTFSALCAIATLPLIYVMGKRILGQTVGLTAAFLATFSPLGLYYSRETRMYTLATFLTLLASYLLLRITAIPCPRKQRIFLWGAYLLTSLAAAYVHYFALLVLVAHALYFGVWWLSVGYPPSYLQEGLAVLLLGMAGYSPWVSVLVNRYLYDTGYWAASMPFLAALRRVLISLSVGETTPEHLAWPVTIGYLVLLLISAPQLRQAQTKSGARHTLLFLWMYLIVPALLIAFLYSHKPRISPRHSMLLSPAFLLLLSTTLVQFAASKFVVSASELRGSASSAATVIRQAISLLVAFTAICFVLATSGYAAYNLFFNSAMRRPDFRGAVSYIREHRKPDEAVLLISGHMFPVFDYYCPGCERYPIPDDPLLRVDHMVTLQVIEQLSAITTGKSGVWLLLWQDHVVDPHHFVSDLLLRQGTELRVPSFHGVGLRHIQLSPAAKFVWESNVVMLVNARWRHGITLLEARVNRLTFHHGDTLQLTLFWRADNPISESYTVFTHVQRLEARTQHDGYPANDSRPTYTWRPGEVIEDRHMIEIPSWLPPGEYNLIVGLYNRFVEGMPRLGVLDELGNEKDCLVVLTQVNILPDRS; encoded by the coding sequence ATGCATACCGCAAACCATCTTGCAAAACCACGCCGCGATCACCAGTTGCTCGTAGCCATCATATTTCTGGCTGCTGTCTTGCGCTTTTATCAACTGGACAGCCAGAGCCTGTGGTACGATGAGGGTTTTAGCGTTGCTTTAGCCAAAGCATCTTGGGCCGAAGCTATTGCCTGGACAGCCCAAGATGTGCACCCACCCCTATATTACCTGTTGCTTCACCTTTGGATTCGCCTATGCGGTGATCACGCATTCGCTGTGCGCACATTCTCCGCTCTGTGCGCTATTGCCACTTTGCCACTCATCTATGTCATGGGCAAGCGCATCCTGGGACAGACAGTTGGCCTGACTGCTGCCTTCCTTGCTACCTTTTCCCCACTGGGGCTCTATTATTCCCGTGAAACGCGCATGTACACCCTCGCTACATTCCTGACCCTCCTTGCGAGCTACCTGCTCCTGCGCATTACCGCAATACCTTGCCCTCGAAAGCAGCGCATCTTTTTATGGGGTGCCTACTTGCTCACATCGCTGGCAGCAGCCTATGTCCATTACTTCGCTTTGCTTGTCCTCGTTGCACACGCTCTCTATTTTGGCGTGTGGTGGCTGTCGGTTGGATATCCCCCCTCCTACTTGCAAGAAGGGCTAGCGGTCCTGCTTTTGGGGATGGCGGGTTACAGCCCTTGGGTCTCGGTCCTCGTCAACCGCTACCTGTACGACACCGGTTACTGGGCAGCGAGCATGCCCTTCTTGGCCGCCTTGCGTCGTGTCCTCATCAGTCTCAGCGTTGGCGAGACCACGCCGGAGCATCTCGCCTGGCCTGTGACCATCGGCTACCTCGTTTTGCTACTCATAAGTGCGCCACAACTCCGTCAAGCACAGACCAAATCTGGTGCGAGACACACGCTACTTTTCCTCTGGATGTACTTGATCGTGCCTGCCCTGCTGATTGCTTTCCTCTACTCGCACAAGCCGCGCATCAGCCCACGCCATTCCATGCTCCTCTCGCCTGCATTCCTCTTGCTCCTCAGCACCACTCTCGTTCAGTTTGCAGCAAGCAAGTTTGTAGTAAGCGCTTCAGAACTCAGGGGGTCAGCATCAAGCGCTGCAACAGTTATAAGGCAAGCAATTAGCCTATTGGTGGCATTCACAGCCATCTGCTTCGTATTGGCAACCTCTGGCTACGCTGCCTACAACCTTTTCTTCAACTCTGCCATGCGCCGACCAGATTTTCGTGGAGCCGTCTCCTATATCCGCGAGCACCGCAAGCCGGACGAGGCAGTCCTACTCATCTCTGGGCACATGTTCCCCGTCTTCGATTACTACTGCCCAGGCTGTGAGCGCTACCCTATCCCTGATGACCCACTGCTGCGGGTGGACCACATGGTAACCCTCCAAGTCATTGAACAGCTAAGTGCTATCACCACGGGGAAAAGCGGAGTGTGGCTGTTGCTCTGGCAGGATCATGTAGTAGATCCGCACCATTTCGTGTCCGATCTCTTGCTCAGGCAGGGCACGGAATTGCGCGTGCCCTCCTTCCATGGTGTTGGCTTGCGCCACATCCAATTATCTCCGGCGGCCAAGTTTGTCTGGGAATCCAACGTTGTCATGCTGGTCAACGCTCGCTGGCGGCATGGCATTACCCTGCTTGAGGCGCGTGTCAACCGCTTGACCTTTCACCATGGGGATACGCTTCAATTAACCCTCTTTTGGCGTGCTGATAACCCAATCAGCGAATCGTACACGGTATTCACCCACGTGCAACGCCTTGAAGCACGCACCCAACACGATGGATACCCCGCCAACGACTCTCGACCAACGTACACCTGGCGTCCAGGGGAAGTCATCGAGGACCGCCACATGATCGAAATTCCGTCCTGGCTCCCTCCTGGGGAATACAACCTGATTGTTGGTTTGTACAACCGCTTTGTCGAGGGCATGCCCCGCTTGGGCGTGCTCGACGAACTGGGCAATGAAAAAGACTGTCTTGTCGTTCTGACGCAGGTAAACATTCTGCCAGATAGGTCATAA
- a CDS encoding amidohydrolase family protein — protein MPIVELPGLIDAHVHLRDPGGTHKEDFYTGTCAALHGGIVAVLDMPNNIPPLTDTSTLAEKKRRAAEKAVCDYGFFVGASTDNADAVGNLRDAVGLKMYLNESYGPLRLEQLPLLMKHFQSWPKGRPIAVHAEEHMVAVAIALGQLYGQHVHICHLSRRAEMELVRRAKERGWKVTCEVTPHHLFLSEEDQRALGALAYMKPTLGSAEDRQALWDNLDIIDVVATDHAPHTLEEKKSAQPPPGVPGLETMLPLMLTAVAEGRLSLDRLVSLTSTGPARVYGLQPQQDSRVVVDTDACYEIDASHLFTKCSWTPFQGWQVKGRVLRTYVRGTLAYEEGRILVAPGYGIQIGLY, from the coding sequence ATGCCGATCGTTGAACTGCCCGGGCTCATTGATGCCCACGTGCATTTGCGCGATCCTGGAGGAACGCACAAAGAAGACTTTTACACCGGCACCTGTGCCGCTCTGCACGGCGGGATAGTGGCTGTGCTCGACATGCCCAACAACATACCTCCCCTCACGGATACTTCAACCTTGGCCGAAAAGAAACGCCGCGCAGCAGAGAAAGCCGTCTGCGACTATGGCTTCTTCGTTGGGGCAAGCACGGACAATGCGGATGCCGTGGGTAACTTGCGCGATGCAGTGGGATTGAAGATGTACCTGAACGAAAGTTATGGCCCCCTGCGTCTGGAGCAGCTTCCCTTGTTGATGAAACATTTCCAATCCTGGCCCAAAGGGCGCCCGATCGCAGTCCATGCCGAAGAGCATATGGTCGCCGTGGCCATTGCACTGGGTCAACTCTATGGACAACACGTTCACATTTGCCATCTCAGCCGACGGGCAGAGATGGAACTAGTGCGGAGAGCAAAAGAACGAGGATGGAAAGTAACCTGCGAGGTCACGCCTCACCACCTCTTCTTGAGCGAAGAAGACCAACGAGCACTCGGGGCATTGGCCTACATGAAACCAACCTTGGGCAGCGCTGAAGACCGCCAAGCCTTGTGGGACAACTTGGATATCATTGATGTGGTGGCAACCGATCACGCGCCACATACTTTGGAAGAGAAAAAGAGCGCCCAGCCACCACCTGGCGTCCCAGGCTTGGAGACCATGCTCCCTCTCATGCTCACCGCTGTTGCTGAAGGGAGGCTTTCCCTGGATCGTCTGGTGTCTCTGACCAGCACCGGGCCAGCCAGAGTATATGGACTGCAGCCACAGCAGGACAGCCGGGTAGTAGTAGACACCGACGCCTGTTATGAGATTGACGCCTCCCATCTCTTCACCAAGTGCAGCTGGACCCCCTTTCAGGGCTGGCAAGTGAAGGGCCGTGTGCTCCGCACCTATGTGCG